The genomic stretch GGTAAAAGACAAACCAAAAAAGCAAAACTAACTACAAACCAAACAGGTATTACTATGGAAATTCAGCAATTCTATTACGATAATAAAATCGTTAAAAACTTCATCTACGCCACCATAATTTGGGGAATTGTTGGAATGTCAGTTGGATTATTACTAGCGTTATTATTTCTATTTCCAACCATAGGAGAAGGTATTTCTTGGCTAAGTTTTGGGCGTTTACGTCCATTACACACAAACGCAGTAATTTTTGCCTTTGTCGGGAACGCCATTTTTGCAGGTGTATATTACTCGCTACAACGATTGCTAAAAGCCAGAATGGCAAGCGATTTTCTAAGTAAAGTTAACTTTTGGGGTTGGCAAATTATCATTATTGGCGCTGCAATAACATTACCATTAGGATACTCAACTTCGAAAGAATATGCCGAATTAGAATGGCCTTTTGATATCGCAATCGCAGTCATTTGGGTTGCTTTTGGAGTCAACATGATTTGGACAATCTTAAACAGAAGACAACGACATTTATACGTAGCAATTTGGTTTTACTTAGCAACATTTGTAACTGTTGCGGTATTACACATTTTCAACAGTTTAGCACTGCCAGTAACTGCTTTAAAAAGTTATTCCGTATACGCAGGTGTGCAAGATGCCTTGGTACAATGGTGGTACGGACACAATGCAGTTGCCTTTTTCCTTACGACACCATTTTTAGGATTAATGTATTACTTCATCCCAAAAGCGGCAAACAGACCTATTTACTCATACAGACTATCTATTGTACACTTTTGGTCGTTAATATTCATATATATTTGGGCAGGACCGCACCATTTATTATATACAGCGTTGCCAGAATGGGCGCAAAACTTAGGAGTTGCGTTCTCTATAATGTTATTAATGCCTTCTTGGGGAGGAATGATAAACGGATTGCTAACCTTACGTGGCGCATGGGATAAAGTACGAACCGATCCTGTGTTGAAATTCATGGTAGTGGCAATTACAGGATACGGAATGGCAACTTTTGAAGGTCCATTACTATCCTTAAAAAGTGTAAACTCCATTGCGCATTACACCGATTGGATTATTGCACACGTACACGTTGGCGCCTTAGCTTGGAACGGATTCCTAACCTTTGGAATGATCTATTGGTTAGTGCCGCGATTATTCAAAACGAAACTATACTCACTAGGATTGGCAAATGCACATTTCTGGATAGGAACCTTAGGAATTGTAATGTACTCGTTGCCAATGTATGTAGCAGGATTTGTACAAGCGTCCATGTGGAAACAATTCAATCCTGATGGAAACTTAGTCTACCCAAACTTTTTAGAAACAGTTTCTGAAATCATGCCATTATATTGGATGCGCGCTATTGGAGGTTCACTATTCATTGTCGGAATGTTTTTCTTAGCATACAACATTGTAGCTACTATTATTAAATCGAAAAATAAAGTAACTGATGAATTGGCAGAAGCACCAGCATTGCAACGTGTATCTAACAAACGTACAAAAGGTGAAGGTTGGCATACGGTTTTAGAACGTAAACCTATCAAACTGACTATTTATGCTACCATTGCAATCTTAATTGGTGGAATTGTACAAATAGTGCCAACGTTAATGATTGACTCAAATATTCCAACCATTACGGAAGTAAAACCATACACACCATTAGAATTGGAAGGTAGAGATATTTACATCAGAGAAGGTTGTGTTGGTTGTCACTCACAAATGATTCGTCCGTTTAGAAGTGAAGTAGAACGCTATGGCGAATATTCTAAAGCAGGCGAATTTGTATACGATCATCCATTCTTATGGGGAAGTAAACGTACAGGACCCGATTTGCAACGTGAAGGAACAGACAAGCTGAAAAAAGCAGATTCTTGGCACTTTAAACACATGTACGATCCAAGAGGAATTGAAGATAAATCTATTATGCCAGCGTATCCTTGGTTGATTCATGATGAACTTGACACATCGTCCACACAAGCCAAAATGCGCGCAATGGTTTCGCTTGGAGTTCCATATTCAGAACAAGAAATAGCAGATGCGCTGCAATACATGGACGAACAAGCCATTGGGATTGTTAAAAATCTAAGAGAAGATCCAGATTTGTTAGCTTCTTTTGAAGGCGCAAAACAAGCTGCTGCTGATAATGGCGAAGAATTTATTGAAGTAAAAAATCGTGAAATTATTGCACTGATAGCGTATTTACAACGCTTAGGAACTGACATAAAAGTAAAAGATTCGCAAGAAGAAACAATAGAAAAATAAAGCCATGTTAAAATTTGTAAAAAATCATATGGAATCAATTACGGGTATTGAAATATATCCGTTGATTTCTCTACTCATCTTCTTTACCTTCTTTATGTTGTTGTTTTGGTGGGTAATCACCGCAAAAAAAGAATACATCACAGAAGTGAGTAATATTCCATTAGACAATCAACCAACTAACCAAACACCATGAGAAATCTAATTCCATCTTGGGTACGTGTACTCGTCATTTTTTTCCTGTTATTCATAGGAGTTGAATACTTTGTAGAATCTGGCGACAGACCAGCATTTATAGAAGAACCATTAATTCTACTGTTTCTACTATTAGTGGTATTTATTTTAATAGCTATTGAAGGAATTATAGCAGCAATGGAAAATATTCTGTTCAACGGATTGGATGAAGCAGCAAAAGCAACCTACCTAGAAAAGAAAAATAAAGTTCCGGAATATAAATTGGTAAATTGGTTCAAGAAAACCTATAAAAAATCAGTAGGAACGAAACCTATTGAAGCTGAAGCCGAAATTATCTTAGATCATAATTATGATGGAATCAGAGAATTGGACAACGATTTACCGCCGTGGTGGAAATACGGATTCTATGCGTCTATTGTATTTGCAGGAATTTATTTAGCAAAATATCACGTATTTAATGGCGACGGACAATATGTAGAGCTTGAAGAAGAATATGCAGAAGCAAAAGTAGCGTATGAAGAATATCTAAAAACAGCAAAAGACCTTATAGATTATAAAAGTGTCGTATTGCTTACAGAAGCATCTGACGTAAGTGCTGGAAAAACAATCTATGCAGAAAACTGTGTGGCTTGCCACGCGGTAGATGGCGGCGGAGGAATTGGACCAAACCTAACAGACAAACACTGGGTTTTAGGTGGCGGAATTAACAACGTATTTAAAACAATTTCTAAAGGTGGACGAAGCGGAAAAGGAATGGAAGCTTGGTCTAAAAAAGGACTAAAACCGTCTGAAATTGCGCAAGTGTCAAGTTTTATACTATCATTTGAAGGAACTACGCCAGCAGCACCAAAAGATGCAGAAGGTGACATTTGGGAAGATCCAACGAAAGTGCCAGAAAATGCAAAAGTCATCGATTCTACAAAAGTAGAAGTTAATGAATAATACCAAATAAAGGTTAAATTTTATTTGGTATAAACAACAAACACATAATTGTGGAAATACCAGAAAACGAAACATTTAGAGATTCCATCGGAACTATTAATGAAGATGGAAAACGTGCTTGGGTATATCCAAAAAAACCGAGCGGTAAATACTATGAGTGGCGAAAAATTGTCAGTTATGGATTGCTAATCTTTCTATTTGCTGCTCCTTTTATAAAAATTAACGGAAACCAATTTTTACTATTTAATGTGTTGGAACGTCGTTTCAATATATTCGGATTGCCGTTTTGGCCACAAGACTTTCATTTAGTGGTGATTTCCATGATTATTGGAGTCATTTTTATTGCACTATTTACGGTTGCTTTTGGGCGTATTTTTTGCGGTTGGATATGTCCACAAACTATCTTTTTGGAAATGGTTTTCCGTCGAATTGAATATTGGATTGAAGGCGACAGAGGAAAACAAATCCGATTGGATAAACAAGATTGGAATGCTGAAAAAATTAAGAAGCGACTCTTAAAATGGTTTATATTTTTAATCATTTCTTTTGCAATTGCGAACACATTTTTAGCCTTTTTAATAGGAAGTGATGAACTCATTAAAGACATTACTGACGGACCTTTTAAACACTTAGGAACCTTGTTTCCGTTAATCATATTTACGGCAGTTTTCTACTTTGTATTTGCGTGGTTTAGAGAGCAAGTATGTATTATTGCGTGTCCTTACGGAAGATTGCAAGGAGTATTACTAGATAATAAATCGATCTTGGTTGCGTACGATCACAAACGTGGAGAAGGCGAAAATGGACGTAAAAAGTTTCGTAAAAATGAAGACAGAGAAGAATTAGGTAATGGAGATTGTATTGATTGTTTTCAATGTGTAAATGTCTGTCCAACAGGAATTGACATTAGAAACGGAACGCAACTAGAATGTGTTAATTGTACAGCGTGTATTGACGAGTGCGATGACATTATGGAAAAGGTAGACTTGCCTAAAGGATTGATTCGATATACAAGTGAAGACGAAATTGAAAAGAAAGAAAAGTTCAAATTTACACCACGATTAAAAGGATATACAGCAGTTTTAATAATTCTAATTGGCTTTTTAGTCGGAATGTTATTGATCCGAAATGATGTAGAAGCAAATATTTTACGATTACGCGGACAATTGTATGAGCAAAAAGCAGACAATATAATTAGCAATGTTTTTACATACAAACTCATCAATAAAACCACTGAAGCGATTCCTGAAGTACATTTTGAAATTAGAAAAGTAAAAGGAACTATAAAATTGGTGGCAACAACAAATGAATTTATCATTCCGAAACAAGGAATTGCAGAAGGAACTTTGTTTTTGGAAATCAATAAAAGCGATCTGAAAAACGGAAAAAATAACATCACAATTGATGTATACAGTAAAGACAAATTGATTGAAACGACAACGGTGAATTTTATAGGACCAACGAGTTATTACTAAGTTGCTGGTTTCGTTTATTCGTCATTGCGAGAAGCGATAGCGACGAAGCAATCTGTTTCTCGACAAGCAGATTGCCACGAATTTTAAAAAATTCTCGCAATGACGAAATGAAAACTAGAATTGCATTAAGGATTGCATTTCGACAAGCTCAATGTGCATCATTGTGAACGGTATTTAAAAAGGAAGCTTGCTGAGGCACTCGAAGTAAGCAAATAAATATAAAAATAATATCATGAAAATAAATTGGGGAACAGGAATCGTATTAGCATTCATAGCGTTTATCAGCTTTATATTGTTTTTTGTGATACGGATGAGTACACAATCAAAATACGATCACGATTTGGTAACCGAGACGTATTATGAAGAAGAATTGCAATATCAAAACACGATTGATAAACAGAAAAACGCACAAAAGCTCACGCAAGATGTTACGCTGACACAAACGGAACAAGGAATCGAAATTGTGTTTCCAAATACGTTTGACATCAACACGATTAAAGGAAAAGTGTTCCTAT from Kordia antarctica encodes the following:
- the ccoG gene encoding cytochrome c oxidase accessory protein CcoG; the protein is MEIPENETFRDSIGTINEDGKRAWVYPKKPSGKYYEWRKIVSYGLLIFLFAAPFIKINGNQFLLFNVLERRFNIFGLPFWPQDFHLVVISMIIGVIFIALFTVAFGRIFCGWICPQTIFLEMVFRRIEYWIEGDRGKQIRLDKQDWNAEKIKKRLLKWFIFLIISFAIANTFLAFLIGSDELIKDITDGPFKHLGTLFPLIIFTAVFYFVFAWFREQVCIIACPYGRLQGVLLDNKSILVAYDHKRGEGENGRKKFRKNEDREELGNGDCIDCFQCVNVCPTGIDIRNGTQLECVNCTACIDECDDIMEKVDLPKGLIRYTSEDEIEKKEKFKFTPRLKGYTAVLIILIGFLVGMLLIRNDVEANILRLRGQLYEQKADNIISNVFTYKLINKTTEAIPEVHFEIRKVKGTIKLVATTNEFIIPKQGIAEGTLFLEINKSDLKNGKNNITIDVYSKDKLIETTTVNFIGPTSYY
- a CDS encoding CcoQ/FixQ family Cbb3-type cytochrome c oxidase assembly chaperone; protein product: MLKFVKNHMESITGIEIYPLISLLIFFTFFMLLFWWVITAKKEYITEVSNIPLDNQPTNQTP
- a CDS encoding FixH family protein — its product is MKINWGTGIVLAFIAFISFILFFVIRMSTQSKYDHDLVTETYYEEELQYQNTIDKQKNAQKLTQDVTLTQTEQGIEIVFPNTFDINTIKGKVFLYRPSNKQFDFEMPISLSNHTLLIPDNRLLGGRWNISVDWSYDEEAYLYKQEITY
- the ccoN gene encoding cytochrome-c oxidase, cbb3-type subunit I; this translates as MEIQQFYYDNKIVKNFIYATIIWGIVGMSVGLLLALLFLFPTIGEGISWLSFGRLRPLHTNAVIFAFVGNAIFAGVYYSLQRLLKARMASDFLSKVNFWGWQIIIIGAAITLPLGYSTSKEYAELEWPFDIAIAVIWVAFGVNMIWTILNRRQRHLYVAIWFYLATFVTVAVLHIFNSLALPVTALKSYSVYAGVQDALVQWWYGHNAVAFFLTTPFLGLMYYFIPKAANRPIYSYRLSIVHFWSLIFIYIWAGPHHLLYTALPEWAQNLGVAFSIMLLMPSWGGMINGLLTLRGAWDKVRTDPVLKFMVVAITGYGMATFEGPLLSLKSVNSIAHYTDWIIAHVHVGALAWNGFLTFGMIYWLVPRLFKTKLYSLGLANAHFWIGTLGIVMYSLPMYVAGFVQASMWKQFNPDGNLVYPNFLETVSEIMPLYWMRAIGGSLFIVGMFFLAYNIVATIIKSKNKVTDELAEAPALQRVSNKRTKGEGWHTVLERKPIKLTIYATIAILIGGIVQIVPTLMIDSNIPTITEVKPYTPLELEGRDIYIREGCVGCHSQMIRPFRSEVERYGEYSKAGEFVYDHPFLWGSKRTGPDLQREGTDKLKKADSWHFKHMYDPRGIEDKSIMPAYPWLIHDELDTSSTQAKMRAMVSLGVPYSEQEIADALQYMDEQAIGIVKNLREDPDLLASFEGAKQAAADNGEEFIEVKNREIIALIAYLQRLGTDIKVKDSQEETIEK
- a CDS encoding cbb3-type cytochrome c oxidase N-terminal domain-containing protein; translation: MRNLIPSWVRVLVIFFLLFIGVEYFVESGDRPAFIEEPLILLFLLLVVFILIAIEGIIAAMENILFNGLDEAAKATYLEKKNKVPEYKLVNWFKKTYKKSVGTKPIEAEAEIILDHNYDGIRELDNDLPPWWKYGFYASIVFAGIYLAKYHVFNGDGQYVELEEEYAEAKVAYEEYLKTAKDLIDYKSVVLLTEASDVSAGKTIYAENCVACHAVDGGGGIGPNLTDKHWVLGGGINNVFKTISKGGRSGKGMEAWSKKGLKPSEIAQVSSFILSFEGTTPAAPKDAEGDIWEDPTKVPENAKVIDSTKVEVNE